In bacterium, the following proteins share a genomic window:
- a CDS encoding 2Fe-2S iron-sulfur cluster-binding protein, with amino-acid sequence MYEVEREGKLRVLDVLEYICTFVDPSLDFRRYLCRDTMCNTCFAKINGRSRLTCLEKVPEDAEELVIEPVENFELIRDLMVNYSARKSKGA; translated from the coding sequence GTGTACGAGGTTGAGAGAGAAGGAAAGCTTCGCGTCCTTGACGTGCTTGAGTACATCTGCACCTTCGTCGACCCGTCACTCGATTTCCGCCGTTACCTTTGCAGGGACACAATGTGCAACACCTGCTTCGCTAAGATAAACGGCCGTTCCCGGTTGACCTGTCTCGAGAAGGTGCCCGAGGACGCCGAAGAACTGGTGATCGAGCCGGTTGAAAATTTCGAGTTGATCCGGGATTTGATGGTGAATTACTCAGCCCGCAAATCGAAAGGCGCATAA